The genomic DNA GGCGACCAGCAGCAGCATCACCAGCGAGGCCACCAGCCAGCGCGGACAGAAGCGCGCGAAGGTTTCGGTGAGACCCTTGCCGGTCACGCGGCCGATGCGCGCGCTGGCGAGCTGGATGCCCATCATCAGCGGATAGGCGAGCAGCAGCGTCCAGCCGACGCCGTAGCCGAGTTGCGCGCCGGCCTGCGAGTAGGTCGCGATGCCGCTCGGGTCGTCGTCCGCCGCGCCGGTGATCAGGCCCGGCCCGAGCTGGGTCCACCAGCGTTGGCGGGCGGCGGGGACCGCGATGTCGGGCGTCGCGGGCAGGGGCGGATGGTTCACGAAGACTCCGTTCAATCGCGTACGGACCTTCGCCTGCGCGGCCGGCCCGGGCCATCGGTGCGCACCGCGCAGCCTTGTGGGACTTCGTCGAGTCTGCCCGGCCGCGCGGGCTCCAACAGGGCTAAGGCACGGGCACCATGTCACCGATGCGCGGGAACGGCGGCGCCGTCGAAGGCCCGGCGCGCAGCGCGCAGAAGGGCCGGCCTTCGACCGTTGCCCAGACGCAGGCGCGGATGCATTCGATGACGATGCCGGGATCCTGCGTCGGCGGCACGGTGCGGATCGGGATGCGCATACCGGCCTACAAGCCCGAGTGGCACACGTGCAGCACCACGTACCCCAGCGAATGCCAGAAGAGGGCTTCGCCCTGCGCGGTGCAGAAAACGACGCTGCCGTTGGGGCCGAAGCATTCGAAGCCACGCACGTTGCCGGCAGGAACCGAGTTGATGTTGTCCATGATGCGGCTCTCCTATGGCCTTGAGTTGTAGGCGCGGATGCGCGCGGCGGCCAGCGGGCGTTGGCCCGGAACGGCGTGGTCCGTTGGACGCAGACGCTGTCCGCTTTCATCCGCCGTGCGCTCGTCATGCGCGCCTACAGGCATCGGAAGGCGGCGATGGCCGGGGCGCGTTCGCGCTTCGACGGAAAATGGCGGCCTTTGCGTCTTCCACCCGAACAGCCCATGAAAATCCTGAAAGACACCGCCGTCACCCTCCGCTACAAGGTCGCCGACCTCGGCACCGGCAAACTCATCGAGCAGGGCAGCGACCCCATGGTCTATCTGCACGGCGGCTACGACAACACCTTCCCGAAGATCGAGGCCGCACTGGAAGGCCAGGAGCCCGGCTTCCAGGCCACCCTCGCACTGCAGCCCGAAGACGCCTTCGGCCCGCGCGACGAATCCCTGGTGCGGACCATCTCGAAGGCCGACTTCCCGCCCGGCGTGAAGGTCGGCGGCCAGCTCGAGGGCCGCAACGATCAAGGCGAGCCGCAGGTCTTCACCGTGATGAAGATCAAGGGCCCGCAGGTGATCCTCGACGGCAACCACCCGCTCGCGGGCAAGGCGCTCAAGTTCAGCATGACGGTGACCGGCGTGCGCGCCGCGACCGAGGAGGAGATCGCGCACCGGCATGTGCATGGGGATCACGGGCACCATCACTGACCCTGCGCGCCATCCAGCGCGAGCCGCCCTTCATTTTTCCCGCGCCTGCCGATAGCCATCGGAAGACACGACGACACGCAGGCCTGATCGCCGGCCGACCGGCCGGTGCGGCGGCGCCTCAGGCGCGCTGCGGCAGGTCGCGCAGCGCGTGACGGATGGTCGCCAGCCCGCGCAGCAGGTGCCGGTCCAGTTCCTCGAGCATCGCATCGAGGTCGTCGCCCGTGGCCAGGGTCATGAACAGACGATGGTTCTCCGCGAAGTCGGGCTTGGGCGCGTGCGTGAGCTGGCAGATCGTGAAGCCGAGCTGGATCTTCTGCGTCAGCTGCCCCCACACGTCGAGCAGCAGCTTGTTGCCGCAGCGCTCGTAGACCAGGCCATGGAAGTGCGCCTCGGCGGCGCTCTCGCGCTGCAGATCGTTGCTTCTCGCTGCATCGGCCAGTACCTCATAGCGCGCGGCCATCTCGCTGCGGAACGCGTCGTCGCGCTGCGGCCAGAGGCGGATGAAGGCCTGCTTTTCCATGATGCGGCGCACTTCGTAGACATCGCTCATGGCCTGTTCGTCGATGTCGGTCACATAGGTGCCGGCATAGGGACGGTTGACCAGCAGCCCGGTTTCGATGAGCTCGCGGATGGCTTCGCGCAGCAGCCCGCGGCTGACGCCGAACTGGGTCGCGAAGTGGCTTTCGATCAGCTGCGTGCCGGGCGCGATCTTGCCGGTGAGGATGGCGCTGCGCAGCGTCTGGGCCACGTAGTCCCGCCGCGTGGCAGAGGGCGCGGGTGCGAAGTCGGGGAGAGTTTTCATATCGAGAGTTCAACCAGGTTCGCACGACGCGCGACACGTGAAACGCGAGGCCCAAGCCTGGAACACCGCGGAACCGGCTTTGCCGGGCCGCTGGTGTTGCCCCCGGAGAGGGGGTGAGCGGCCACACGAAGTGGGCAAGCCTGGGGATGAATCATCTAATTCCCGCGCAGGGCGAGGCGCTTTTCTATCCGGCTCGCAAGGTAGGCACCCGGATAGATGAGGACGAAGTACACCACAGCTACCGCCGTGAGGATCTCGAGCGGCCGGTAGAAGGCGGCGCTGAGCGCGCGGCCCTGGTACATCAGCTCGTGCACGGCGATCACCGATGCGATCGAGGTGTTCTTCGCCAGCTCGATGCCGCGGTTGGTGAAGGCAGGCAGCATGCGCTTGAACACCTGCGGCAGCACCACGCGGCGCAGCACCTGCGCCGGCTGCATGCCGATCGCGCGCGCGCCCTCCCACTGGCCGCGCGGCAGCGAGGCAATGCCGCCGCGGAAGATCTCGGAACAATAGGCCGAGGCATTGAGCATCAGCGCCAGCAGCGCCGCGACGAAGGGGCTCAGCTGCCAGCCGGTGACGATCGGGAACGCATAGAAGAACCACACGAGCTGGATCAGCACCGGGACGTTGCGGAACAACTCCATGTACCCGCGCGTGGCCGCGCCCAGCGCGCGGTTCTTCGACAGCGCGCCGAGCGCGACGACCAGGCCGATGAGCATCGCCGACGGAAACGCCACCACCCACAGCCCCGCGGTGACGCCGATGCCCTTGAGCAGCACGGGCCAGTTCTGCAGGACGGCCGAGAAGTCCCAGGTGAATTCCATGCCTCAGCTCCCCATCGGCCGCGTCGAGACGGCGAGCCGGTGTTCGAGCAGGCGCGCGCCCACGCTCAGCGCCAGCAGCGTGAGGAAGAAGATCGCAGCCACCACGGTGTAGACCTCCAGCGGGCGGAAGGTGATCGAGTTGACCTGCATCGCCTGGTAGAGCAGGTCGGAATAGGCGAGCGTCGAGGCGAGCGCGGTGGTCTTGATGAGCTCGAACGAGCGCTCCATGAAAGGCGGCAGCATGCGCGCCAGGGCCTGCGGTAGCACCACGCGCCGCAGCGCCTGGTGCGAGGCCATGCCGATGGCGCGCGCAGCCTCCCACTGGCCGCGCTCGATCGACACCAATCCGCCGCGGAACACTTCGGCGAAGAAGGCACCCGACTGGGTCGACAGCGCGATGACGGCCGCGACGTACGGATCGAGGCTCACACCGATGAGCACCGGCAGCGCATAGAAGGCCCAGAAGAAATGCACCAGCGGCGGCGTGTTGCGGTAGAACTCGATGATCCACAGCGCCGGCTTCGCAAGCCACGCCCGGCCCGACAGGCGCAGCGCTGCGAGCAGCGCGCCGAACACCACGCCGAGCACGATCGCGACCGCGGCGATCTTCAGCGTGCCGGCGAACCCGGCCAGCAGCATGTCGCGGTGCGACCAGACGCCGCTGAAATCCCACTGGTAGTTCATGCCGTCGCACCCGCTCTCGTGCCGCTACTGGCCCAGGGTTTCCTTCATCACGCCCGGCACGGTCGCCGGGTCGATGCCCTTGGTCTTGAGGTACTGGCCATAGAGCGCCTGCGTCTGGCCCGACGCGTAGAGCTTGCCGATGATGGTGTCGAGCTGGTTGCGAAAGCCCGGGTCGGCCTCGCGCCGAATGCCCACGCTGGTGGGCAGTGCGACCACGGGCTGCGGCACCTGGACGCGGCCCTTGCGGATCTTCGAGTAGGCGATCACCAGCGCCGGGTGATAGAAGCCGATGGCATCGACGCGGCCGGTCATGAAGGCGGCCACCGTTTCGTCGGTGTTGGTGAAGCGCTCGATCTTGGCGTTCGGCAGGCGCTTGGTGAGGTCGCGGTCGGTCGCGGTGCCGAGTGCGACGCCGATGCGGACTTCGGGCTTGTCGAGGTCGGACCAGTTCCTGGCGACGAGGCCGTCCTTCGCGAGCACGCCCTGTGCGTACCAGAGCAGCGGGTTGCTCGGAAAGTCGACCGCCTTCTTGCGCTCGTCGGTGGCGTCGAGCACGAACATCGCATCGATCTGGCCCGCCTGCAGCGCGGCCACGCAGTTGCCCCAGGTGGTTTCGACCGGCGTCATCTTCACGCCCATGTCCTTGGCGACCTGCTCGCCGAGCAGCACGCCGAGACCGGTCCACTGGCCGGACGAGGGATCGCGGTAGTACCACGGATCGCCGGGCGCGACGCCGATGCGCAGCTCGCCGGACTGCTTGACCTTCTGCAACGTGGCGGTCTGCGCAGCGGCGCCGAGGCTCGCGAGAGAAAGCGATGCGCCGAGCGCAAGGGTCAGGGCACGACGCTGGCGCTGGAAAGAGGTCTTGGCGTTCATGGGGTTTCCTGTGGTGGAGGGAGCGGGTTGAAAGAATGCGCGCACACGCTCGCGCGCTCAGGCGGGCCGGTCCAGCGGCCAGTGGACGTCGTCGGCGCGCGCGATGTATTGGCGATACAGCGCATCGAGCCGCTGGATCACGGGCCCCGGCGGCAGTGCGCGCCCGTCGACCGAGGCCACGGGCGTGAGGCCGGCCAGCGTGCCGGTGACGAAGGCCTCGTCGGCCGCGTAGACCTCGGCCAGCGTGAAGTCGCCTTCGTGCACCTCGATGCCCGCTTCGCGCGCGAGGCGCACCAGGGTCGCGCGCGTGATGCCGTTGAAGCAGTAGCGGCCCGAGGAGGTCCACAGCGCACCGCGGCGCACCACGAAGAAGTTGGTGGAATTGCAGCTCGACACGAAGCCGTGCGGATCCAGCATCAGTGCCTCGTCGGCCCCGGCCTGGATCGCCTGGATCAGCGCCTGGATCAGGTTGAGCCGGCTGTGCGAGTTGAGCCTGAGGTCGAACACGTCGGGCGCGCTGCAGCGCATCGTCGAGGTGAAGAGCCGGAGCCCGCGCTGCTTGGCCTCGGCCGTGACCACCTTGTGCTCGGCCACGCAGACGATGGTGGCGCCGCCGATGATGAAGCGCGGGTCCTGGTTGGGCGTCTTCTTCACGCCGCGCGTGATCATGAGCCGCGCGTGCGCGCCGTCGCGCATGCCGTTTCGGACGAAGGTGTCGATCACCAGCTGCTTGACCTCGGCGCGGGTCTTGCCGATGTCGAGCGCGATGGAACGCGCGCCGTCGAACAGGCGCTCGATGTGGGCGTCGAAGGACACGACGCGGCCGTCGACCAGCCGCACGCCTTCCCAGACGCCGTCGCCGCACACGTAGCCGGCATCGAAGATCGACACGGTGGCCTCGTTGCGCGGCACGAACTCGCCGTTGAGATAGACCCGCACCGCGTCGTTGCGCGCGTCGGGCGTGTAGGCCTGGGAGCTGGTGGTCGAAGGGGTGCTGGCGGCTTGCATGGGGTTCCTGGGCTGTATCGGTCGGATCGGGATTCAGAAGCGGAAGGCGGTGAAGCGCTCGAGGAAGCGCTGCGTGCGCTCCTCTTTCGGGTGCTTGAGCACCTCGTCGGGCGTGCCGCTTTCGTGCAGCAGGCCGTCGGCGAGGAACACCACCTTGTTGGCGAAGTGGTAGGCGAAGCCGAGCTCGTGCGTGACCAGCAGCATGGTCCGCCCTTCCTCGGCGAGGTCGCGGATGGTGGCGAGCACTTCGCCCACCAGCTCGGGGTCGAGCGAAGAAGTCGGCTCGTCGAACAGCAGCATCTCGGGTTCCATCGCGAGCGCGCGGGCGATCGCGACCCGCTGCTGCTGGCCGCCGGAGAGATGGCCCGGGTAGGCATCCGCCTTGTCCGAGAGGCCGACCTTGCCGAGCTGCCTGAGGGCCTGCTCGCGCGCCAGTGGCGCGGCGATGTGCTTGACGGTGACGAGCCCTTCCATCACGTTCTGCAGCACCGTCATGTGCGGGAACAGGTTGAACTGCTGGAACACCATGCCGACCTGCCTGCGCACGTCGCTCAGTTCCGAACGGCCATAGCGCATCTCGCCGTCGCGCCCGGCCGGCCGGCCGATCGGCTGCCCCTTGAGGATGATCTGGCCCGCGCTCGGCATCTCCATGAAATTGAGGCAGCGCAGCAGCGTGCTCTTGCCGGAGCCGCTCGACCCGATGATGGCGATGCGGTCGCCGCGCTGGACATCGAGGTCGATGCCGCGCAGCACGTGGTGGTCGCCGAAGCGCTTGTGCAGGGCCTGGATGCGGAGGACGGGATCGGCGTCGGTCATGAGTCGGGGAGTGTACGAATTGTCGAACAATCGACAATCGGTAGTTCTACGAATGATGCAACTCGCATGCCAGCCCGTCGGCGGCGGCATGCACTCAGCCCGCGGCGATGTCGGCCTTCAGCGTTCCATTCGCAGGCCAGTGCGTCCCGGCTGTCGCTCTTTCGGGCGGCGCTTTCACCCCCATTTGCGAGCCATGACCACCACCAGCCCCATCCTTCAGATCAAGGCCCTCGGCTTCCCCTGGGAAACGATCGATCCGTTCCTTTTCTGCGTCTACCACGACGACGCCTACCCGAAGGCCAATGCAGCAATGGGCCCCGACGCCTCGCTGGCAGGACGCGACCTGGGGCAGGACTTCAGCCGCAAGGACGGCTGGAGCATGTACCACGGCAACCCGGTGCCGGGCTTTCCGGGGCATCCGCACCGCGGCTTCGAGACCGTGACCATCGTGCGCAAGGGCCTGATCGACCACTCGGATTCGCTCGGCGCGGCGGCCCGCTTCGGCGGCGGCGACGTGCAGTGGCTGACGGCCGGCAAGGGCATCGTCCATTCGGAGATGTTCCCGCTGCTCGATGCGGCGGCGCCGAATCCGCTGGAGCTGTTCCAGATCTGGCTCAACCTGCCGGCGCGCAGCAAGATGGCCGAGCCGCACTTCACCATGTTCTGGTCCGAGGACATCCCGCGCTTCACCGCGACGGATGGCGAAGGCCGCCGCACCGAGGTCGCGAGCATCGCGGGGCGGATCGCGCCGGTGGACGGCGAGCCGGGCCAGGGCGGCCCGCTGGCGCCGCCGCCCGATTCCTGGGCCTCGCAGCCCGACGCCGATCTCGCGATCTGGACGATCCGGATGGAAGCCGGCGCGCGCTGGACCCTGCCGCCCGCGACCGGCGAGGGCACGCGCCGCAGCCTCTACTTCTTCAAGGGCCGCTCGGTGTCGGTGGCCGGCCAGGCGGTGGACGGCCATGCCGCCATCGAGTTGCGCGCGGATGCCGCGGTCGAACTGGTCAACGGCGACGAGGCGAGCGAATTCCTGGTGCTGCAGGGCCGGCCGATCGGCGAGCCGGTGGCGCAGTACGGCCCCTTCGTGATGAACACGCAGGCCGAGATCGCGCAGACCATGGCCGACTACCGCCGCACCGAGTTCGGCGGCTGGCCGTGGCCCGACCACGCACCGGTGCATGGCCGAGACCCGGCGCGCTTCGCGCGGCATCCGGACGGGCGCGAGGAAAAGCCGCTGGCAGATCCGGCACGCTG from Variovorax sp. PBL-E5 includes the following:
- a CDS encoding transporter substrate-binding domain-containing protein encodes the protein MNAKTSFQRQRRALTLALGASLSLASLGAAAQTATLQKVKQSGELRIGVAPGDPWYYRDPSSGQWTGLGVLLGEQVAKDMGVKMTPVETTWGNCVAALQAGQIDAMFVLDATDERKKAVDFPSNPLLWYAQGVLAKDGLVARNWSDLDKPEVRIGVALGTATDRDLTKRLPNAKIERFTNTDETVAAFMTGRVDAIGFYHPALVIAYSKIRKGRVQVPQPVVALPTSVGIRREADPGFRNQLDTIIGKLYASGQTQALYGQYLKTKGIDPATVPGVMKETLGQ
- a CDS encoding GntR family transcriptional regulator; protein product: MKTLPDFAPAPSATRRDYVAQTLRSAILTGKIAPGTQLIESHFATQFGVSRGLLREAIRELIETGLLVNRPYAGTYVTDIDEQAMSDVYEVRRIMEKQAFIRLWPQRDDAFRSEMAARYEVLADAARSNDLQRESAAEAHFHGLVYERCGNKLLLDVWGQLTQKIQLGFTICQLTHAPKPDFAENHRLFMTLATGDDLDAMLEELDRHLLRGLATIRHALRDLPQRA
- a CDS encoding amino acid ABC transporter permease, translating into MNYQWDFSGVWSHRDMLLAGFAGTLKIAAVAIVLGVVFGALLAALRLSGRAWLAKPALWIIEFYRNTPPLVHFFWAFYALPVLIGVSLDPYVAAVIALSTQSGAFFAEVFRGGLVSIERGQWEAARAIGMASHQALRRVVLPQALARMLPPFMERSFELIKTTALASTLAYSDLLYQAMQVNSITFRPLEVYTVVAAIFFLTLLALSVGARLLEHRLAVSTRPMGS
- a CDS encoding amino acid ABC transporter ATP-binding protein, which gives rise to MTDADPVLRIQALHKRFGDHHVLRGIDLDVQRGDRIAIIGSSGSGKSTLLRCLNFMEMPSAGQIILKGQPIGRPAGRDGEMRYGRSELSDVRRQVGMVFQQFNLFPHMTVLQNVMEGLVTVKHIAAPLAREQALRQLGKVGLSDKADAYPGHLSGGQQQRVAIARALAMEPEMLLFDEPTSSLDPELVGEVLATIRDLAEEGRTMLLVTHELGFAYHFANKVVFLADGLLHESGTPDEVLKHPKEERTQRFLERFTAFRF
- a CDS encoding aminotransferase class IV; translated protein: MQAASTPSTTSSQAYTPDARNDAVRVYLNGEFVPRNEATVSIFDAGYVCGDGVWEGVRLVDGRVVSFDAHIERLFDGARSIALDIGKTRAEVKQLVIDTFVRNGMRDGAHARLMITRGVKKTPNQDPRFIIGGATIVCVAEHKVVTAEAKQRGLRLFTSTMRCSAPDVFDLRLNSHSRLNLIQALIQAIQAGADEALMLDPHGFVSSCNSTNFFVVRRGALWTSSGRYCFNGITRATLVRLAREAGIEVHEGDFTLAEVYAADEAFVTGTLAGLTPVASVDGRALPPGPVIQRLDALYRQYIARADDVHWPLDRPA
- a CDS encoding pirin family protein encodes the protein MTTTSPILQIKALGFPWETIDPFLFCVYHDDAYPKANAAMGPDASLAGRDLGQDFSRKDGWSMYHGNPVPGFPGHPHRGFETVTIVRKGLIDHSDSLGAAARFGGGDVQWLTAGKGIVHSEMFPLLDAAAPNPLELFQIWLNLPARSKMAEPHFTMFWSEDIPRFTATDGEGRRTEVASIAGRIAPVDGEPGQGGPLAPPPDSWASQPDADLAIWTIRMEAGARWTLPPATGEGTRRSLYFFKGRSVSVAGQAVDGHAAIELRADAAVELVNGDEASEFLVLQGRPIGEPVAQYGPFVMNTQAEIAQTMADYRRTEFGGWPWPDHAPVHGRDPARFARHPDGREEKPLADPAR
- a CDS encoding amino acid ABC transporter permease, producing MEFTWDFSAVLQNWPVLLKGIGVTAGLWVVAFPSAMLIGLVVALGALSKNRALGAATRGYMELFRNVPVLIQLVWFFYAFPIVTGWQLSPFVAALLALMLNASAYCSEIFRGGIASLPRGQWEGARAIGMQPAQVLRRVVLPQVFKRMLPAFTNRGIELAKNTSIASVIAVHELMYQGRALSAAFYRPLEILTAVAVVYFVLIYPGAYLASRIEKRLALRGN
- a CDS encoding FKBP-type peptidyl-prolyl cis-trans isomerase; the protein is MKILKDTAVTLRYKVADLGTGKLIEQGSDPMVYLHGGYDNTFPKIEAALEGQEPGFQATLALQPEDAFGPRDESLVRTISKADFPPGVKVGGQLEGRNDQGEPQVFTVMKIKGPQVILDGNHPLAGKALKFSMTVTGVRAATEEEIAHRHVHGDHGHHH